One Rhizoctonia solani chromosome 3, complete sequence genomic region harbors:
- a CDS encoding SPT2 chromatin protein, with protein sequence MTSFASLIKLSKSQNNDAAQELAAAVAKREAQQAAARAEAAAREAREREAAKERLKRRFDEEQKAKQRAEQEAELAAKRERELDEKREREGRAMLAGKSAASASRAKATSGGENSRSKASTSGGSGYNAVATGAMGLTREEKRARQNASWDDPASRSKYAAKKRKAVRARLAASQTGLIKLNTQKRDPRSIDEITRDLREKCGGAEPKKVMTGIEAEKFTDWFSTKKDKERERERERQEKEEKERKRQEKERLADEARERERKAREKEREKERERERERERGKDRSRSGSVQAPPQQPKRSAPTPTAPPKPAPIVIATKPSTLLSGGTKSSAPKEYKVTVKTTGNPPTSQAAPTPTSAAPARPRPAAPIATSKPATSLPAKRRRSYESESDSYDSEEEERERRRRASRKAPAAGGRGSGFDIWSIINPGKSRTEYLSRDVVSDDEDDMEATGRDLEREEKQSARIAKQEDAEAEAEERRREEAKRRKKMAAARSN encoded by the exons ATGACTAGC TTTGCTAGCCTTATTAAACTCTCAAAGTCCCAGAACAACGATGCAGCACAAGAGCTTGCGGCAGCTGTGGCGAAGCGTGAGGCTCAGCAGGCGGCGGCAAGAGCTGAGGCCGCAGCCCGTGAGGCCAGGGAACGAGAGGCCGCAAAAGAAAGACTTAAGCGCCGATTCGACGAGGAGCAGAAGGCTAAACAACGTGCTGAACAAGAGGCAGAACTCGCGGCGAAACGAGAAAGAGAACTTGATGAGAAGCGAGAGCGCGAGGGACGAGCCATGTTGGCAGGCAAGTCTGCAGCTAGTgcatcaagggcaaaggcaaCCAGCGGAGGTGAAAACTCTCGCTCAAAG GCATCAACATCCGGAGGCTCTGGTTACAATGCAGTTGCGACTGGGGCTATGGGCCTCACCCGCGAGGAGAAACGTGCTCGCCAAAATGCATCATGGGATGATCCAGCCTCTCGCTCCAAGTACGCTGCCAAGAAGCGGAAGGCTG TACGCGCCCGGCTTGCTGCCTCCCAAACCGGCCTCATCAAGCTCAACACTCAGAAGCGCGACCCGCGGTCAATCGACGAGATTACTCGAGATCTACGAGAGAAGTGTGGGGGCGCAGAACCCAAGAAAGTCATGACCGGAATCGAGGCCGAGAAATTTACCGACTGGTTTTCCACCAAAAAGGATAAGGagcgagagagagagagagaaaggcaGGAGAAGGAGGAGAAGGAAAGGAAACGacaagagaaagagaggcTGGCCGATGAAGCAAGGGAGCGTGAGCGCAAAGCCAGAGAAAAGGAACGCGAGAAGGAGAGGGAAAGAGAACGAGAACGTGAGCGCGGTAAAGACCGTTCGCGCTCTGGTTCAGTCCAAGCTCCACCCCAACAGCCGAAACGTTCTGCGCCCACCCCTACCGCTCCCCCTAAACCGGCGCCAATTGTCATTGCTACCAAACCCAGCACTCTCCTCTCTGGCGGAACTAAATCTTCGGCACCGAAGGAGTACAAGGTGACGGTGAAAACGACCGGCAATCCGCCTACTAGTCAGGCTGCTCCCACTCCTACCTCGGCAGCCCCGGCCCGCCCGCGCCCCGCAGCGCCCATTGCCACCTCCAAACCTGCCACTTCTCTACCTGCAAAGCGCCGACGCTCTTATGAGTCGGAATCCGATTCCTATGATTccgaagaagaggaacgcGAACGTAGGCGTCGTGCTTCTCGCAAGGCTCCTGCCGCTGGTGGGAGAGGATCAGGATTTGATATTTGGAGCATCATTAACCCTGGTAAATCTCGCACCGAATACCTTAGTCGGGATGTCGTCAGTGATGACGAGGACGACATGGAGGCCACTGGTCGGGACCTTGAACGTGAGGAGAAGCAAAG TGCGCGTATTGCGAAACAGGAGGACGCCGAGGCCGAGGCCGAAGAACGTCGTCGAGAAGAAGCAAAGCGTCGCAAGAAGATGGCTGCTGCCCGCTCGAATTGA
- a CDS encoding actin: MALLAPIISDNGSGYSKLGFAGNSDPSFVFPTAIATREHASTTAQSTSRGPPVAAKPGHLASKRGIEDLDFFIGDEAIANSKTYGVHYPIRHGMIENWDHMERYWEQSIFKYLRAEPEDHYFLLTEPPLNAPENREQTAEIFFESFNVQGLYIAVQAVLALAASWSSNKSMDRTLTGTVIDSGDGVTHVIPVAEGYVIGSAIKHIPIAGRDITSFVQTLLRERGETASIPPEDQLRVAQKIKEDYSYVCQDIVKEFRKYDADPYKYFARFEGEHSVTGRQYSIDVGFERFLAPEIFFNPEIASSDFLTPLPEVVDGVIQQSPIDVRRGLYKNIVLSGGSTMFEHFGQRLKRDLKQLVDRRISASEVASGSLQRSSGMEVNVISHKRQRYAVWYGGSLLASLPDFYNSCHTKAQYEEIGPSIARRYQIFGSVN; the protein is encoded by the exons ATGGCCCTCCTCGCACCTATCATCAGCGATAACGGAAGCGGATATTCAAAGCTTGG GTTTGCGGGTAATTCAGACCCATCCTT CGTATTTCCGACAGCAATTGCTACGCGTGAGCATGCCTCCACCACTGCTCAGTCCACGTCTCGCGGGCCTCCAGTGGCAGCAAAGCCCGGTCATCTCGCGTCCAAGCGCGGTATCGAGGATCTGGATTTCTTCATCGGCGATGAAGCCATTGCCAACTCCAAGACCTACGGTGTGCACTACCCAATTAGGCATGGAATGATTGAGAACTGGGATCATATGGAACGCTACTGGGAGCAAAGTATCTTTAAGTATCTACGCGCTGAACCTGAAGACCACTACTTCCTATTG ACCGAACCTCCCCTTAACGCGCCCGAGAACCGTGAACAAACGGCCGAGATCTTCTTTGAGTCATTCAACGTTCAAGGCCTTTACATCGCAGTCCAAGCTGTACTCGCTCTGGCAGCTTCATGGAGTTCGAATAAGAGCATGGATCGCACCTTGACCGGAACTGTCATTGATTCTGGTGACGGTGTGACTCACGTTATTCCGGTG GCAGAGGGCTATGTCATTGGTTCAGCTATCAAACATATCCCTATTGCCGGACGCGATATTACCAGTTTCGTTCAGACACTTCTTCGTGAGCGTGGAGAAACAGCCTCGATTCCTCCGGAAGACCAGCTCCGCGTCGCTCAGAAAATCAAGGAAGACTATAG CTACGTATGCCAGGACATTGTGAAAGAATTCCGCAAGTATGATGCCGATCCCTACAAGTATTTTGCTCGATTCGAAGGTGAACATAGTGTAACTGGCAGG CAATACAGCATTGACGTTGGATTCGAACGCTTCCTTGCCCCCGAGATCTTCTTCAACCCAGAAATTGCATCTAGTGACTTTCTTACGCCACTTCCAGAAGTTGTCGATGGGGTCATTCAACAGTCGCCTATCGATGTACGAAGGGGCCTGTACAAG AACATCGTGCTTTCTGGTGGCTCTACCATGTTCGAGCACTTCGGCCAACGGTTGAAGCGCGACTTGAAGCAACTTGTAGATCGTCGCATTAGTGCTAGTGAAGTTGCCAGTGGATCTTTGCAACGC TCATCTGGCATGGAAGTCAACGTTATTTCGCACAAGAGACAACG CTATGCTGTTTGGTATGGTGGTTCTCTGCTCGCATCATTG CCCGACTTCTACAACTCGTGCCACACTAAGGCCCAATACGAGGAAATCGGCCCCAGCATTGCTCGTCGGTACCAGATCTTTGGCAGTGTTAACTAA
- a CDS encoding Fungal Zn(2)-Cys(6) binuclear cluster domain, translated as MSLYGKDSVPVPGPTPKDHPSSFISPLSYPLPHFIMATSRRTRSGRPAHSAPAKRIRTKQGCLTCRIRRKKCDESREFGGGCETCSRLHIECLGYSNKRPEWLKGARVDEYKRQIKHFLADNGARSSTRSPDQAFLGLQHLKESSGSPREHSESVHTDTESDYYSDPVSPVEQKIEYHSPLHAMTALPSITETQPAWMPDLSAEVNWSSPTLDFYGYTDDQCPSMMSLQGTQYSPFPTLDTLSLVSGPMHYNEHSITLSPVLDPCQLDPNMLQVTSAQYEYPASSELVDTRPIWQTFTALLPLAAGDPEGVGAVLEVLNHSSEHLLTHNDFLAGTSTGTEDLRQMRQRAKQRLLRSGYDRPLSRAVTSLLMMQVTLRQGHFGDWGDCLDFVIDWIRNQFSLPSARVSSLGEDDRRVLRHGLWAELIATATRKQVPVHIDIYRRILDSEEPAVLACSNKVTSTFVEVIALAANPSHLAQAQARMQQFRENLVVPTDDLESISAAHVHTIGINLYLETVASRGTINPAVQDSVRASGCHTKDANRWSNCSMMMKELIRTEGGDSALQAAFEIMDETYNNRKREASRQITGSRKCVNKTFCLSSAQPTKRVVVNRAHPRWPVPPRVEN; from the exons ATGTCTTTATACGGTAAGGATTCGGTC CCTGTTCCCGGGCCTACGCCCAAAGATCATCCTTCATCCTTCATCTCCCCTCTGAGCTACCCTCTCCCCCACTTTATCATGGCCACCTCTAGGCGTACCCGCTCTGGTCGACCGGCCCACAGTGCCCCGGCAAAGCGAATCCGTACTAAACAAGGTTGTTTGACATGTCGGATCCGTCGCAA AAAGTGCGATGAATCTCGCGAATTCGGCGGTGGCTGTGAGACCTGCTCACGGCTGCACATTGAATGCTTGGGATACAGCAACAAGAGACCTGAGTGGCTCAAG GGTGCTCGTGTGGACGAATACAAGCGTCAGATTAAGCATTTCCTGGCTGACAATGGTGCGAGATCCTCGACTCGTAGCCCCGATCAAGCATTTCTCGGGCTTCAACACTTGAAGGAGTCCTCAGGCTCACCCCGAGAACATTCTGAATCTGTTCATACCGATACCGAATCCGATTATTACTCGGATCCCGTATCTCCTGTGGAGCAGAAGATCGAATACCACTCTCCTTTACACGCAATGACAGCTCTTCCCT CTATTACTGAGACCCAGCCTGCTTGGATGCCTGATCTTTCCGCTGAAGTCAATTGGTCGTCGCCGACCTTAGATTTTTACGGATATACGGACGACCAATGCCCCAGTATGATGTCACTACAGGGGACGCAATATAGCCCTTTTCCAACGCTGGATACCTTGTCTT TAGTGTCTGGCCCTATGCATTATAATGAACACTCCATAACGCTCTCCCCCGTCCTGGATCCATGCCAGTTGGATCCAAATATGCTACAAGTTACCTCGGCTCAGTATGAATATCCCGCTTCCTCCGAATTGGTCGACACACGTCCCATTTGGCAGACGTTTACTGCCTTGCTTCCCTTGGCTGCTGGCGATCCAGAAGGCGTTGGAGCGGTTCTTGAAGTGCTGAACCACAGCTCGGAGCACCTTCTCACACACAATGACTTTTTGGCTGGTACTTCCACTGGAACTGAAGATTTACGTCAAATGCGACAGCGCGCAAAGCAACGTCTCCTGAGGTCTGGTTATGATAGACCACTCTCGCGTGCAGTCACTTCATTGCTAATGATGCAAGTAACCCTCCGCCAAGGGCATTTCGGTGACTGGGGCGATTGTCTAGATTTCGTGATCGACTGGATACGCAATCAGTTCTCGCTTCCTTCTGCGAGAGTTTCCAGCCTCGGAGAAGATGATCGGCGTGTTCTTCGTCATGGATTATGGGCAGAGCTCATCGCGACAGCTACCCGCAAACAGGTGCCGGTTCATATCGATATCTACCGACGCATACTTGACTCCGAGGAGCCTGCCGTCCTTGCTTGCTCAAACAAGGTTACGAGTACATTTGTAGAGGTGATTGCACTGGCCGCAAACCCATCACATCTGGCACAGGCACAAGCTAGGATGCAACAATTCCGAGAGAATCTAGTCGTCCCGACCGACGATCTGGAGTCCATTTCCGCAGCTCACGTTCATACTATTGGAATTAATCTCTATCTCGAGACGGTCGCAAGTAGAGGCACAATCAACCCTGCAGTTCAAGATTCCGTTCGAGCGT CGGGCTGTCATACGAAGGATGCCAATCGATGGAGCAACTGTTCCATGATGATGAAAGAACTCATCAGGACCGAAGGTGGAGACAGTGCGCTACAGGCTGCGTTCG AAATCATGGACGAAACCTATAATAATCGCAAGAGGGAGGCATCTCGCCAGATCACTGGGTCGAGAAAATGCGTGAACAAAACGTTCTGCTTGTCTAGTGCTCAGCCTACGAAGCGGGTAGTTGTGAATCGCGCGCATCCTCGGTGGCCGGTCCCACCTCGTGTTGAAAATTGA